GGCACTAGTGCATGAGATGTCTTTAAGATAACTTTTCACATCGTATTTCTGAATCAGATGTTAACATTGTGATTCCTCGAAGTAGATCCAATAAAGGGAATGCTTCCAAAAGCAGCGAAAAAAACCCTGATCCAGTTTGTCAGACATGTTAGAAAACCACCATTGGTCTTTTATGAGCTGTGCTATCTATGTTCTCACCCCCCTGTATTTGCTGTTCCATCAGGATGACCCACCCCCACCGGAGGATGATGAGAACAAGGAGAAGCGCACAGACGACATTCCCGTGTGGGACCAGGAGTTCCTCAAGGTGGACCAGGGGACGCTGTTCGAGCTTATATTGGTAGGTAAACAAGGGGACGCTGTTCGAGCTTATATTGGTAGGTAAACCAGGGGACGCTGTTCGAGCTTATATTGGTAGGTAAACCAGGAAACGCTGTTCGAGCTTATATTGGTAGGTAAACCAGGGGACGCTGTTCGAGCTTATATTGGTAGGTAAACCAGGGAACGCTGTTCGAGCTAATATTGGTAGGTAAACCAGGGAACGCTGTTCGAGCTTATATTGGTAGGTAAACCAGGGGACGCTGTTCGAGCTTATATTGGTAGGTAAACCAGGAAACGCTGTTCGAGCTTATATTGGTAGGTAAACCAGGGGACGCTGTTCGAGCTTATATTGGTAGGTAAACCAGGGAACGCTGTTCGAGCTAATATTGGTAGGTAAACAAGGGGACGCTGTTCGAGCTTATATTGGTAGGTAAACCAGGAAACGCTGTTCGAGCTTATATTGGTAGGTAAACCAGGGGACGCTGTTCGAGCTTATATTGGTAGGTAAACCAGGGAACGCTGTTCGAGCTAATATTGGTAGGTAAACCAGGGAACGCTGTTCGAGCTAATATTGGTAGGTAAACCAGGGAACGCTGTCCGAGCTTATATTGGTCAGTGTACCAGTCTTCTCATGTAACACATGGCCACGATAACAGTTAACTCGGGATGTATGTACATTCAGTTgtgacctatgtacatgtaaggtaaagcagtcatcctcagttGAGGTGAAGCTTGGTGCTTTTTCAAGTCATGACAAGGTTTGCCGCTTGAGAAAACTCCCTTATACACAGGCCTGCAGGCCTTATGTCACCTCCCGAAATTTCAAATGCAATTCCTAACATtatgtccgagctggggccgaCCCTGGGATCAAACCCCCATGcacggatccacggaatttgaccTCCAGAAGAttagatgtttgtttatctttgtttatatttatttgtttttgtttgtttattccaGGCTGCTAACTACCTAGACATCAAGGGTTTGCTAGACGTGACCTGCAAGACGGTAGCGAACATGATCAAAGGGAAGACGCCGGAGGAGATCCGCAAAACTTTCAACATCAAGAACGACTTcacagaggaggaggaggcacAGGTAAACCTCAATTATCGTAGACAGGTGTCAGTCATGTTAGAGTTAGACAGGTGTCAATCATTACAGGAGGAGGAGGCACAGGTAagcctcatttacatgtatcttagacagctgtcagtcatcttagacaggtgtcaatcattacaggaggaggaggaggcacAGGTAACTCTCAATTGTTTTAAACAGGTGTCAATCATGTCAGACAGGTGTCAGTCATGTCAGACAGGTGTCAGTCATCACAGAGGAGGTGCAGGTGACTCTCAGTCATGTTCAAGAGCCACACTGTTGTCAGCCATCAAAAATAAGTATTCTAAGTAgctacagcatcggctatggctaaacactCCTATTCAAGAACGGCAGCCTCTgccacatctgtaagctgactcagttcttgACAATGTCCTGAAGCTGACCATCACAGAAGTATTCATAATGTTtggcagctgtcaatcaaatcaacatcacATTTTGTAAGCAACTACTTCAACAGGTTTAAACCATCATGTCGTAACTTTTACTTAACTGTTTGTTGCAATGTTTTCCTTCCATAATTTGCAACTTTAATGGTTGTTTCAATGTTTTCCTTCCTTAATTTGCAACTTTAATGGTTGTTGCAATGTTTTCCCTCCCTAATTTGCTACTTTTTGTTGCGTCCCAGGTGCGACGGGAGAACATGTGGTGTGAAGAGAAGTAGATCCggcgtccgtccgtccgtctgtGTCTCTCCTCTAGTGATGTAAATACAAAGGTGTTCTATCACACGGTGGCATCCAcgccctccccccccccacatttATGAACTGTCCCCGTTGTCACGACGACGGTGTCCTCATCATCCCCTACACATACATGAACCATCCCTGTTGTGATATTATGAGCATATAATAACCATTCAACGTTATTCATACCCTAGCCTTACTGCAAGTAGAACTTCTGTCAAGCCACCTGTATTATGAAGTGGAGTAGTGCTTGAATAGTATGAAAATAGCACAGGGCCAGGGATGCCTACCCAAGTATGCATACCGATTTTACGGATTTCATGCAAGTTCTACAGAATACTTTCAAATTGTAAGGAATTCGTATGATCCACTACTACGAAACTAAAAAAATTTAGGGGATTCAAACAAGTTTTATGGAATACGTACAATCCTGACTATTAGTAAAACTCCTATGAATTTCATAGAATTTGTATGCATTCTGTAAAACTTGTATGCATTCTGTAAGATTCAACTGAATTACGTAGGCACCCCTGAGTATACGACGGTGTCACACACTGTGCCCATTGGGGCAAAACTGCAGAAAGATATAGAAGTTCCTGTACAGTTTTCTGACTGTGAGTGTTCTGTTAGTACTTTAGATGTTGTGACTTCCATATTTAGTGTGTCTCTTGTATGCACCAGTATGGAGTGAACTGTAAAGTATGTTAAGTTGAGCCTTTgttaaaaacacataaaaagatTAAACTATACCTACTATACCTGGCTGcaatttgcattgaaaaatgaGATAAGGAATAGCGATTGCAAAAACACATGTTGACAAACTTGTGATTCTACAGGCTCAAACATTCGTACATAGTATTATGAATTACAGGTAACAAAAAGAATTGAAACCTATTTTTTAGAATGGGGTGATTTCAAGTTAGGCTATTCCATTTAAGAATCCTGATAGGGGTGGTCAGGAATCCCTCTTTTATTCTAATACCCCTCCACCAATGATATGAGTTGttcattgcccccctccccctcatgtTTATATGGAGACTTTCAGAAACTGATGAATGCAACCAACAGAATTAAGAAGATATTGCTTGCCTTTGTTGAATAGTTAAGACTACAGAGTTATGTTATCATGCATTCTCTTACAAACACCGCTGGTACCTGAAATTTTGCTGCATGGTTGCATTTGTGGACATACTCTAACTGAATTTATAAGAAGGAATCTGACATTGGAGTGTGTTTAGGTTTTTGTGAGTGCTGCCATGATCTCACCACAGCTATATaccagtctccaagcagatttgcAACAATTAGTACTCTTCTAGTATTCCTATGAGGTGAACTGTTAGAAAGTGCAATACTGGAAAAGAGCACTAAATGTAGCAAGAACAGGCAAAACACTccttacgtctgcttggagattagatatcTGCTAGTTGTAGAGAGTTTGTGTCATACAGGACTGTGAAATTTTTTCAAAGAGGTTACATGAGAAAACCATGTCTACAGCAGTGTTTTATATGTGTGTATAGAACCCAGGGTGATTCCGGTTAGTCTTATTATGTTAGGATATCTACACTTGCTTCCTCTGCAGTGTAAAATCACCCCCGTTTCATGTTTAGTATGTTCCACTTTGCTCAGTATGAGAAGACGGGAGGTCATTCCATTTTACACGTAGGGGGTGTTTAATTTTGTTGTAAGACTGTTGTGAGAAGAGTTTTCATTAAATGGTATTACTGCGTTGAAAATACTGGTTTTGTCACATTTTCCTGGTACATAGAAACTTACTTCCTTTTAAATGTGTTGGGTTATACCATTTTACGGAGGAGGAGGGAGGGTAGGTGGGACAAAAGGTTCGTGCATTACTAACAAACATCGTTAAATTTTTATTTCAACACCAAAGAAAATTACGCCaaagatagttactcaagcaactcgataaattttttaaacagtcaaacgtttcagatagcatccgctaagAAAATTAGCTTAGGAAAGCTAAAGACACTCCAGTTAGTTTAAATTTGGTCATTATATCTGTTGTAATTATTATGACTTGGGGGACAAATGGGAGATTCCAAATCCAGAGTAGAAGTGTTTCAACATTCTTTTAACACATGCACGTGTGGTCATTTATGCATTTAGCCCTATGGGCATGAAaatgcaataaagatgattattattattattgtttcaaTCTGAAGGAAATTCATTGGTTCCAAATTTGATGCCCTTGAAGTTGTTCGATCTAAGAGGTCTTTATCAAACCTACGCAGCACATTGATATGTCACGCGGTACTGGTATGTAGAGTATCTGCCTGATAATTGTTACTTTGCGTATAAAGTTGTTCGCGCTGACATGGTCATCATATTAGCGCCCCTGGCGTGAAGGGTTCTCACTACAGGTTGTGGCTGGACGCCTTCAGCGGTGGTCGTAATTTGCACAAACGGTGGGTTTTATCCAATCAGATCGTTGCTCCGATGATAGTGATATCTAGGCGCCATGCCAGAGAACTCGAAAATTAATATGGGGAAAATTGTATTAGCTATTAGTCACTTTGCGTGGCTAGTCCCATTAGAAGGCAggcctggtaaccataccaccgggagctccccggtaccTCTACGGttctgggagtgatgcccgcccgcccaggaaGATTAGCGTGCACGGGGCGGTTTTACGGGCTTGATTTCAATTAGCTCATCACTCCCTCAGGACTCTAAAGGCCTGCTATAaaggtaaaacacccctaagccgaccagTGGAGAATGATGACCAGGCCTATTCaatatacaatctttattggCACAACAGAAGtgcagcgactttcgtaaggtcttctacaactatacacgcaaacaacaaacaatgggatacaaaatgatcaacctacgtacaagtatatgaataattcaacatgtcgagtttaacctatcacatgcactactagttctaagatctaaacattctttgatatatttacctatctgtacacagtaagggggttgtctccttctataTAGAAGCTAGCCCGTAGGCAAAGTCATTGGTTGAATGCCAATGTTATACTATAGTTTAAAACAATCCAAAAActaaatctgaaaaaaataacCCCTGCGCGATGTCGCAATGCACGCTACAGCCAGAGCAGTAAGGAGACCTCCTCGCCTGCAGTGTGTGTTTTCCCATCATACACCTGTCCTGTCAATCATAAATGTGTCCGCAGAAAACCCCGAGACAACTCGAACAGATGCGCCCGGTTTTCAGGTCACCAACCCGAACCCACGGCCATACAGACATCAAGCCCGGCGATACTGCCTGTAGGACCCTGTAGTCGGCTGCACactatactatacatgtactagtcatATTTACAGTGACACCACAAAAGCGCAGCGattttcgtaaggtcttctacaaatgtatacatGCAAATAAACTAGAGGACAAAAAAAATCTACGTATATACGCGTTCATGCATaagaataaatcaacatgttgagtttaacgTATTGTTCACTCAGTGACTGTGAGGTTTAAACATTCtctgatgtacaatgtatctatctATTGAACGCGGTAAGGGTTTTCGGTCTCCTATAGAATGTATTATATCATCTGGAACGTTTATGATGGGTGTGGTCTTACAACAAAAAACTGAGGCTGCCCCTCCCCTTGACAGATGTTATGGGCAGTCTTCACAAGGGGTGCCTTAGTTATCAAACGAATTTCCTGAAAATTCATATGAGTTTTACAGAATATCCACTATATACTAAGATATTACATATTACATTAACATACGAACTTCACGAaaatcatacaagttttactaatagtcgtatgtattccgtaaaactcgaatgaattccgtaaaattcgtgtGGATACTTAAATAACCCTGTTCGCAATCCAGGAAGACCAGTGGCGTGCCTTAGGACACATCACAAATGGAgtttctcaataaactcaaattCAATATGCAAGCTCCATGCTGTCCCGTACTGAGGAACCACACGTTTACAGTAGCGTTATAGCGTGCATGTACGGGCACAAAGTCACGACCTTACTGGCGCAGAGGCGGGTCACTAACCCCCCGGCCAGTCACGTCTGTCGCCTTGGTAATAATCAGACTacatcactttccttttctgtATATCTCATTTTCTCTCCCAATTTTAGTTTCTCTCTGTTCCGTACATTCGTTTTCCCTGTGCCGATATGATaccttttctttttcagatagAGACGAGTAGTGCGTCATCACTCCGACATGTGTTAAAGTCGGAGATACAAAAGAACCTGTAACCGAACTCTTAAAGACATACTAGTATAATGTCCAAAGctagaacttgtaaatactgcatgtcaaatacggtggaagacgaaacacattttatttcaagttgccgtctacgatcaagaaagaaaggcgctgtttaaagaggccaccaaattccatccaaatttctccatgtttacagaccaaaagaaaactactctcctgttaacatcacaaaacccacacattacagaaaaagtgggagcattcgtcttccactgtatcgaaaaaagaagtcaaccccaaataagatagaatttagtgttagtatttgaactagaatagtcacatgctatattgttaccaattgcctgtccgtccttccatgtttcatgtacttgcaattagcctacggacatgaacttgcaataaacttaaacTTATTGATGATTAATTAATCACTTAACCACTGAGACTCTTGGACCGGCATAAGCATTGTGCGTGTTGTGTTCTATTTGGTGTGCGTAGATATGACCAATGAAAATAGACTGGCAAGTATTATCATTCAATAATGAAATCACTTTCCTTGCTCCATGACCTTCCAtcgaaaataaaataaaagtaacACAACCAGTTATTTCCGTTCCAAGGCGTTATTATATTTTGCCAGCCCAATGGCAACTATGCGGAGGCCAAAAGACCTAATAATACCGCCCGGCCTCGCGCGTCTGTATTGTTTTTGCACGGCGCAGTTGTCGCTAGTGACCCGACACTCGCCTATTTTCGGCTCCCACCCCCGTGCCTGCGATATTCCTCACATACTCCCCCCTGGAACAACCCACGGCATTCCTTCCACAATAAACCCCCAATTCTGGCGGAATCCTCAGCAATCTGCTCGAGTGAATGTTTCCCGCATTTTCGGCGCGCTTTCGGCGCATATCTCTCGGGGTGGGCGGCCTCCCCGCCCGCCTGGTGTTTACCTTACCACCCGATACGCGCGTGCGAGGACATATCCGTGCCCGTATACGGCAGACAGGCGCTCACTCATCAAGGCTTTTCTACGAAAATTCATTTCGGGAAATTCGCGATAATTTTGTATTTTCGCTCCTGTCCAAACTTTCGGGACGTATAAAAGGGTGGTCATTGCGCAGCTCGGTACAACCACGGTCCCTGTCTTCACTGGAGGTTTTCGGTACGTCTTGTCTTGTCATATTCTCTATTTTCTTGTGTTAGTAGCCCGGAATATTGGGCCAGGGTGCTATGTGTGTATTGATCTCGTACTTGTGAAACCGTATCGCTTGACGCTAGTCCATGGTAGCGTCCATTTCATATCGTTTTCTGTCTGCCCCTTATAGATGGCTGATATTACTTAGTCTTCGTCCATTTTGGCTGTAGATTTCGTTAGAACTGTAGGGCTTAGAATTTCACCGTTTTTAAGATTTAGTCGTCGTTGTAAACAGCACTTAATGTCCATTTTCCAAGCAGAAGTGGAAACGAAAAATCGTATCGCTTTCTGTCTGCCCCATACAGATGGGTGTTCGTCCATTTTTGCCCGTAGCATACTGAATTGTAGGACTGAGATTTTCAccgtttttttaaaattcagtCGTCGTTTTTATACATCACTTATTGTCCCATTTCTTACTGTGTAAATGAAAAATCCTATCGTTTCCTGGCTGCCcattatgttttctttttctgacaCGCAACCGTTCCTGTTTCCGCAGTTTATGCTATATGACCTACCGTAACCGCTGTTTTATGCCCGTATTTCCTCATATAACCCGCCATAATCGCTATCATATGCACATATTTCTGTAGCTTGTATTGTATAACTCGCTATtatacatttctttttgttttcatttttcttcattttccataCCTTTATCCATGTTTTAACAGTCCGTACTGCACAACTctgtaaatacaaaatcatatcGTTTTCTGGCTTCCCAtaatgtttaatttttctgaCACGCAGCCATCCCTGTTTCCGCAGTTGTATCGTACATCGCGCCGTAACCCGCCATCAAAAATTCTGTCGTCGTTGTATACAGCACTTATTGTCCTATTTCTAACTGTGTAAATGAAAAATCATATCGTTTTCTGGCTGCCCATTATGTTTAATTTTTCTGACATGCAACCGTTCCTGTCTCCACAGTTGTATCGTATATTAAACCCACCGTAACCCGCCATCATGTTGGACGACGAAGAGGAGGAAGCCACCGCGCTGGTCTGCGACAACGGCTCGGGGATGTGCAAGGCGGGGTTCGCGGGGGACGACGCGCCCCGCTCCGTGTTCCCGTCCATCGTGGGCCGGCCGCGCCACCAGGGCGTCATGGTCGGCATGGGGCAGAAGGACGCCTACGTCGGCGACGAGGCACAGAGCAAGAGGTTCGCGTTCTGGTTTATCTTTTAGTATCAACTACTCTATTTCTACATCCGTGAACAATCTCACCAGGGTGAATGATTGAATTGCAGTTCTTTGCAGACGGtattgtcacacacacacacacatacacacacaaacgcacacacgcacacacacacacacacacacacacacacatacacatacacacacatacacacacacacacacacatacacacacatacacacacatacacacatacacacacacatacacacacacacacacacacacacacacatacacacacatacacacacaaacacacacacacacacacacacacacacacacacatatatctatatctatatatatatagatatatatagatatatatagatattgttAACGTAGGCGAGGCACAGAGCAAAACTTCATATGACCGTCTTGCAGACAAACTTGATACATGGTACTAAGTCCCTTGTTCTCTTTATGAACCAGTCAGGATTTAAGCTTTAACTGTATGTCTCATGACCGTCTTGCAGAGGCATTCTGACTCTGAAGTACCCCATCGAACACGGCATCGTCACCAACTGGGACGACATGGAGAAGATCTGGCACCACACCTTCTACAACGAGCTGCGCGTGGCGCCCGAGGAGCACCCCACCCTGCTGACAGAGGCTCCGCTCAACCCCAAGGtatgcaatcaatcaatcaatcaatcaatcaatcaattaatcaatcaatcaattaatcaatcaatcgcaAGGTAAtaagtaactcaagcaactagatgaAATTTGGgaaccagttgcttgagcaactgatAACCTCGCGTATCCGactgtctaacattcatcaaggaatcaatcaattaatcaataaaccaataataAGCAATGTAAGCAATGCAATGAATCTattgaaaaatcaatcaatGTCGTACTTGCTATCATTGAACCCAAAAATACTAGTACCCATGCCCTTGATCACCGTTTGTTAACCTTCcccttgctgcctaaccctatagaattgggtgccaaacggctgctCCATTGTGCTAAAGGTTCAATATGTGTACGATATAAGTAAATGATGCTACCAGACATGACACGTATCCTCCCCCACCCCAGGCTAACAGAGAGAAGATGACCCAGATCATGTTCGAGA
The nucleotide sequence above comes from Branchiostoma lanceolatum isolate klBraLanc5 chromosome 14, klBraLanc5.hap2, whole genome shotgun sequence. Encoded proteins:
- the LOC136449093 gene encoding S-phase kinase-associated protein 1, producing the protein MPNIKLQSSDGEIFEVDVEIAKQSVTIKTMLEDLGMDEEGDEEPIPLPNVNAAILKKVIQWCTHHKDDPPPPEDDENKEKRTDDIPVWDQEFLKVDQGTLFELILAANYLDIKGLLDVTCKTVANMIKGKTPEEIRKTFNIKNDFTEEEEAQVRRENMWCEEK